The genomic DNA CACAATGATAACgtaagtcatttttttttttttttaaactcagtATCTGCTTTATCCTGAATGTGAATGCTGAGGACAACGTACCCGGTTTCGATCTTCCAGAGGTTTAAGCAGCTCATCGCAGTCATGATCAGACGCAGcggtcagagaggagagagccaGCAGTGCCAAACAAAATTTAACAGACATGATTAGAAGTCAGATGAAAGGCGACTAGAAAGCACAGCGACAACAAGATAagtctcctcctgcaggaaggCCACTGTGAAGATGAGCAGACGGGAGGTCATATAAATatgggagggggagggagagagagaaagagggagactgGATGGGTTGAACAGGGACATGGGTGGTGGGCGGACTTCAGTATGTTTTGTGTGCTTGTGGAAAGGTGCGATTGTGCACTAAATACATTAACAGAGGAATTTTCGGCACTGCTGTGAGAGACACACTCATATTTGCAAATGACTTCTTATTTGGTTTCCTGGCACAGAAGacataaatatttcaaatatggtaaatgttttatatgtgtttgtgtgtaagaaacacatttatttgaTGGTCTATCAGTGTAATATAAGGAAAAAAATACTGTGGTCTTCTTTGTGGTTCTGCCAAAGGTTCCCTCCTTTCGTTCTCTGTTGGGTCGGATGAATTATTCCCTCTGTGGGCGATCGTAGTCTcactctttgtctgtttgtcgTGTGCttgaggacagaaagacagaaagaaagtcaTGCAATATGCAAAGATCACATAGTGTGAGGTGTGCCTCTAAAGCGTCTTCCTCTGGATTCCATCCACAGTGTTAATCAATTTGTAAAAAGCCTATTACATCACTGATTCCCCCAACTACCGTGATTTGTGGGTCTGTGCAGCAACAAGTGCTGGGTTCCAGGAAGCTGCTGTCCTCCTGATGGACCGTGTGTTTCACTTAAAGAAACAGTTCAACACTTTGATAAATGTGCTTATTCTCTTTCTGGACAGATGTCTGTTTGCTAAATGCAAAGCTGTAGCTTTATTTGCTTGAGAAGGACTACACAAGTTACTGCTATTGCCTGtaattttgcattttgagtCTAGTGGCTGTTGTATGGTTTCTactttattctatttttatgcacttttaattattttctttacatttctcCATGTATATGTACTTTTGTGTGCTTGAAACAGCACGAGCATGCTTTGTTACGTCTGTGGCTGGAAACCTGGGATAAGGATGGAGACAACATGTCAAactgtgtgagctgcagagtgtgAGCGACTGACTGACCCTGAGTATTGCATGACTTGAAAAGAGGATTGCAACAACGCTGCTTCAGAAGAATGAGCCATTGATTGACCGTGCAGCAGCCTCTGTGcaagctgctgcacacagacagacttttATACATTATACATAACATACGTGGATCAGTTCAGCTGCAGGGCGTCCTGGCACAGATGTGGCGGTCCTGGGTGTGTCCTAACGCCACTGGATCAGCAGTTTATGCTCCCAAACTAGCGTTTCCAAATGACGCGTGTTATTGGCACAGCACCAGCACCCAAATGAGAAAATCCACTCGAGCCAGGACGTGGGCTGACGTCGTCCACTGCAAAGGCAAATCCAGCAAGAAATTCAGTAagagcacacaaacagtcaTTGTACCACCTGAACCTCTGAGCAGCCTTGGACTTACCTGACATGTAAATAAAGCCACTTATCAGAACGGAAACATTTTGGACTTCATTAGGAAAACAGGGTTAAACATTGACCAGCTGcccagcagcccccccccccccccccatccacaCTTATCTgcatcaaaatcagaataaCCTCAATCATTGTGAACACAGATGACCTCAGCACACCCTGTAGAAAAGATGCAGCCATGGGACAATTCGCCTGTGTTACATTAGCTGAGCTCTGCAGGACTGTCAGCGAgtctctgcactgacttcctgtgacatttagaattgattttaaggtcctaGGGCCGAGCTACATTGCTAACTCCCTCGCTTATTATTTGCCTtgaagaacactgtgatcatctgctgctggtctactGGAggcgcagcagcagctgcaagaAAATCAGGGCCTTTGTCAGCTATGCCCCAAAGCTCAGGAACACACTGCCGACAGCTcgctgaatgtttctgaaagaaagctaaaaacttaaAGCTACGACCTCCCGATACAGGTCTGACATGCACTGCTGTACTTCTTTTAAATTGTTGTAGTTTACCTGATTTTATGGATTTTATGTACTCTATTTCTTAACTTTCCTTTCATCATTATTAGTCAGTGGTCTTACCTTGTTTTTACTATCATCATCTCGTGGGtttaatcttattttacattcattttcaaaccCTGTGTTCGTGTTCATTGTATGTCTTTTTATGCGAAGCGCTTGTTGCATgtgtaaaacactttgagctgcatttcttgtatgaaaagtgatacacaaacagctgttgttattattattgttgctgctgttttaagGGAGCAGTTATTTTAAGCCAAGTCGTGATCTTTCCAGAAACCTAACCAAGGagtttttgcagtatttctcaGCAAGTGTTATTGTCAAAGTGAAATGGCTCATTGCACATTTATTATCGGTATTGTCGTGTTTTCATGTCCAGGCCCACCTCTCTAAATCACTGGTGCAAAAGTTCTGTCACAAAGTGGGTGGGCAGCCATGGCAGTGCCAGTAAGTCTGGAATTAAGCTCAGTTACAGAAACTGGTTTTGGCCTGAACACAGTCAGTCTTTGTTCTTCAGTGTTGTCACATTGGAGACACTGTTGTGCTTTACAATACAGGCAGCAAATTGGgccacagcacagagagacatAACCTGTGATCGCATTCAAATTCACCCTTAAGTGGCTTCGCTCATATTCATGTTGACAGAGTTGTGACGAATGAAAAGAGCTGACGCTTTGGCTAAGGGAAGAGAAGCTTTATACTAGCATATTCAAAACCCATGAAATACTTCTCTGtgtatttacaaaaacataatacaagaataaaaaagagaaaattaacACGTCACAAATGGAGTCCCACATACTgccacaaaacagaaaacatgatcCGATTTACAAATGCATCTTCTTGTACTCCCACTTATGGCTTCAATCtaacacaaaagcaaaattaaataTATCTGTTCAGTTGTGATGGTGCATCATCAGTCCGTTCCTCCCTTTTGCAATAATTCTCTGCagatttttctttaaataataataataatatcaaataCACATACAAGACAGAGGAGCTACATTTGTGAGCTGTACACGTCGCAGTAAGGGAGGGGGAAGGAGAACGTTCACAGGCATGTTGACCTTTTGTACATGAAGATATCTTGGGCAGTGAAAAAAGTTCAAAAACAAGCTTACTTTAGCTTTCTGTACCAACCAGCCTTTCACATCACGCTGAAATCACAGTTTATCCGGATGGCGATGGCCGGAGGGGTCTGGATAAAGGTTAAAATAACTAGATTTGAGAGAGGCCTCAGCAAATAAAAACAGCGAATCATACGACTACACGCACAAACTGACCCTCCCATCCTGTCTGATAACATGGTcaaccaaaaaaatcaatgaaacttTGTCCTGCGCTTGTGCAGTCCACCCAATTGAAAAAACTGGGGAGCCTCAGTCTGACTCAGCAAAGGTCTGTCACTGAAAGATGCATCACTTCGTTATAAAAAGCTTTCAGTTTGTTCTGTTTGGTATTAACCTCTGTGCAAACCACGTCCCCAGCGCTCCAGGTCAATTACAGTTAGCACGCTGACTGATGACTGAGTTTTGGAAGTGTCGGTCTGGTATGGCCGGTAGCTTTTGGTTGCTACATGTTAGCTAACGTTTGCAATCTTTAGCTTGATGTTACTCTATAATGGAGCCACTTACAAAGCCACTTCATTGACTATATGACTGCTATCACCTCTTTCATGTTTTAGCATATACTATTATCCTGTCATTGTGACTTGTGGCCACAGCGGCTACCGTTCAACAAAGGTTACGTAGTCTTTAAGGCTCTTTTTCTCTCAATAACCATTCAGCGCGACttcaaattcaaaatgcagGCGCCTCTTTCAGGCTGTGCTGAAAATCGTGATTAAAGTCTGAACAAAGAGCTGACTTTGATCTGCACTTCATTTGAAGTGGGCCTCGTGATGCAGGTGAGGCAGAAGGAAAGGATTTAAATTTTCCACATTTGTGGCTGAGTTTGGGGAtgaatattacaaaaaaaaaaaaaatcttaggCCCATAGCGTAAAATATAACACACAATGTCAGTGGTCCATAAGACAAATTTCGAGACAACAAATATCTGCACGAGCTTGAGGCTTGGTGAGATGTCTCTGATGTCTCTTCAATTCTCTTCCAGAAATGGACAAAGCAATTCAccgagaaaagacaaaagacgtTCCACATGACCATCAGTTAGATTAAATTTCAtcatcaagcaaaaaaaaaagtctatgtCTGTTCAAACCCTTGGAAATTTAAACTTTAGGAGAAATGGGATTCTGGCCTTTTGTTTTTGGGCGTGAACTTTCTGGGGGTGATATGATGCAAAAGGCAGAGACATCTGTCTATGACTGGAGTGTGTGCACAGTCTCATACACACTGTATGCAAATATACAAAGAGTTCTCCTCCAGGTTGGTTCAATTTGGTTCCTTTGTACAGTCTCATAGTTGCAGAGGAAGAACAGATGAATGTAGCAGAGTCACCACTTAGAACGGGAgaagaaacaggagagaaaagacGTGGACAGGAACGATGGAAGGGTCAGGGCGGGGTAGAAGGACGGAGCCTGGGGCGACTGTCCTGACTAGGCAGGTGGCAGCGGAGGAAGAGTCACTGCCtagatgacatcacatcctgtctctctgcttttcacCGATCCACACCAGCTTACTGAGCGACTGAGCGAGCGTGCCTCCAGAGCCTTCACACGCTCATCGTCATGTTCGGAGAATACTGCAGAGATAAGACGGGGAGAAATATGTGCGTGAAAAGGAGATTCCTCTTCTCTTGGATGAAGCTGAAATCAAACAGGTGGTTTGTAGCTGAGGCTGGTTTATTGACCAGAGGTCAGAGCAGACCCAGAGGAAAACGAATGGCAGTATTAAAAGAATTCAAAGCGAACTAAACAGTTATCTCATGCCATCATATGAAAGCAGtttccactgacacacaccagcATCCTGATTTAGAAAACCCTCCAAAGTTCTATGAATTAAGTCAAATTATCTTCAACCCTGTCAAACGCTGAAGGAATGGAAAATGTTGTGAACTCTTCTCTTACATGTGATGAGCTTTAGATGAGGAGATCCATACCAATCACACAGCTATACGTTAAATGTGAAGGTACAGATAGCAtccacttagcttagcttagcttagcttagcacggCCTTCTCACCTCGTTCAGAGTGCAGCACAacccaccagcacctctgaagctcattaAAAAAGACCGTATATCTTCTTTATTTAATCCCGAGTGACTTGCTGGACTATTGTTGTCACAGTGAAGTTTCCGGGCAGCTCATGGAATCTGCAGGAGGTTGCTCCcggccaagaaacagtccagcACATAGATCTCCACAAGGCCACAGCTTGGTGTTTATACACTTTATTATATGACATGTAAGGTGTTAATTAATAAAAGTAAGAGGTGCTACTTGGCTAACTGACTTCTGGCTGTAGCTTTAAAGCTACTGgacagatttgatttgatcttcTCTGCTAACTCTGTAAGGAATGCTACTCCTTTCAAAGCATTAACGTTTTGTGAATTTTACAATACTTATACACAGTATTATATGCAGTAGATGACCAAGGGCTTACACTTTCATTCTGAAAAGGGTTAAGGAAGTTTCCTCCCATTTCTCCATCCTCCCTGGGGGTCCCGGGCTGGTTACTCATACTTAGGTTACCGGGAGAGTTCTGTAAAAGCGtatgcaacacacacattacaattAATGTAAATGTATGCACCTAAAGACCAGACAAAGACCAGACGTGCAGTTTCAAAGTAGATGAATCTTACCTTGGGGAGGCTGTCCATATCACCTGACCCTGAGAGAGTATGAAAGTAACACAAATCACCGTTATCAAACAAACACTCATCTTGCTTGaattattattgaattattattattgaattaattaaaacTTAACCAGATTAAGCGTCAAGCTACGTATTCCTGTACCTAATGATCCATTCATGTGATGGGGCTCCATTCCGGCCATTCCCCCCAATGGACCATCGCCACCTGCACCCATAGGGAACtgaggagaacacacacaggagacagtgACATACCTGCGACGATATTTACCATCAACAAAGTAAAAACAATACTAATCTGAGAGTTATTACACCCACATGCCAACTCCATAACCATCTGCATTTCAGTGAaagacagataaacagagaaatgtCTCACATTTGGTCGGCTTCCACCTGGAGGAACTGTGTTTATCATAGTGTACATGTTGTCACCGGAGTTGGTTGAATCTAATGGAGGAACAATAAGAGGATGAAAGAGTAAATGTACTCTGTATACACATACAGCTTATATATGCATACACAGAGCTTACCTGCTGGACTGGGCATTATTGGCGTCCCCGGTGGCCCCCCTCCTCCTGGAGGTCCCTGAAACGACAGCACCGGTTTCCATAAGATTCACCCATGAAGTAATGAATTACAGCCTGTGCAGTGAGTGAACAGGCTCTTAAAGTCAAACATACGTACCACATAACTTCCTGGAGACGCAGAAGAGTACGGGgtctgcaaaaacacagaaagcgATGAGGAAAGAAACGAAACGACGGCTGAACTTTCTGCAGGGCGTCTTTGTTCGAGCACTTACCGAATTGGAGTTTGGAGGATTTGGCCAGGGTCTACCCCCACCCGGTCccctggaacacacacatacacgcagacacagacaaacacatactTTACTTTTCTGCTTTTGGCAAGCGTCTTTGTTTCCAATTCATTTGGGCAAAGTTGGCAACAACAAGTTCTTCTGTTGCCCGAGAGAAGTGATGGGAACaacaagtagaaaaaaaaaagacaaaatagaGGAAAGCTGGCTCCTAGCTCCACTTCCAGACCTCGAAGAGCCAAGAACATACCGTGAAGCAGTAATTAAAAGCTTCATAAATTAAGCGGCTGACTGTGTCTACTGTAGTGAGAGATGAAGCACGTTTGCAGTATAATTCTGTCCCTGAGCGAGAGAAACATGGGGAGGCCATTTACACTGCGTGTCTGTGGATACCACTCACATATTCATGCCAGGCATCCCAGGACCCACCAGGGCATTCAGCGGTGGTCTCATCCCACCTCCATAGTTCTAGAAAAAAGACACCAAAATGCTCTAAGTTATGTCTAGAAGAGAGAAACTACCAGAACAGTGCTTTGTATATCGCCACAGGTCATCTGGTCACACACCTGAGGCCCTAGCGGCACCATGCCTCTGGGTGGAGTCATCCGCTGCATCGGTCCTCCCATGTTTGGATgtcctgaaacacagaaaaacagtcaaACTGCAGCCAGTCACCAGTTCCATTTACAGGTGAGCGTGAGACGAGCGGAGGAGTAACTGAACAGTCTTTGAACCTGTGCATCATTCGTGTGTTTGGAGGAGGGAGCAGTTCGTGTGACGGGTGGGGTACTTAAAGGATAAGAAGAGACTTTTTTACCattatcaacaaatcccacgaaGAGACTGAACTAACAATGGATTCATCCTGCTAACATGTTTGTGTAGCCTTCTGCCTGCATGCAGGAGAACTTCACTGTTGTTCAGAAACTATTAAAAttcaacataatgaggaaatgaggCGCCCGTGTGGCTCTCTAATGTGTGTATGGATTGGCACAAATGctggtacacacattcatgttccccacagGATGACCCGAAATGTCTTCCTTAAAGTGTCATCTAGGTTTGAAGGTTTAAAGtcatgcataattatgggcatggcgGCTTCGCGTGACAGCTAGCCCCTTGGTTTCAGTAATAAGGCCTCATTTGTCCTGCCTTAGCTCCACCCACGGCAGGCACTACCAACACTGAGCGTCACACTTCACAGAGACTGCATCCATGTTTTAAACCATCTATAGTTATGACCAATACATGCAAAGTCTGAGACATTTCCTTTATCCTGAGCTGTGTTTTGAGTGTAATGCTAATCAACAAATGTGAACATGCTAAGATGCTAAAGTAAGATGATGAACAAACATCTGAGCATTAAGTCCTGCTGCACCGAAGTGCACAGAAAATCCTTTTTAGTTCTTCTTAAATAAACTGGGAACACGTGCTGTAGCAtcgtgtgtctgtgtctgtgcgtgccAGTGTGTCTGGGTGTACCTTGCTGTCTTGTGGGATCCATCCCGCTGGGTAACATGGGCTGGCTGCCTGGGACTCCTCCAAGTCCCTACAGAGGGAAGAGCATCACCCGCCTTATCATCGCTGCCACACAGACACTGTCCACTTCTATCATCCACAGTTCTGTCTGCCGCCTGCAGGGGTCAACGTGGCTCTTACCTGATTTGGTAATCTGAGGGGTGGTCTGGGTCCTCCGGGGTATCGAGGTGACATAAATGGCTGAAAAAACGACATAAACGCATTTTGAATCACTCGTGAATATAcgtcctgtctgtctcatgCATGAAAAGacggcaaacaaacaaaaaacatactcACTTTTGTAACATACGTGATTTGATTATTCAACACAGCATCTAAATACTTTGTCAAATTTACTGAAGGAAACTGTGGAGCACTATGTGAAGTTTTTTTCACTCTCTAAAACAGGAAAACACCCAGGACTACTGCGCTCGTCCTCTGCTGAGCTTCGGGctcattttcctttaaaaacagtTCCATGACAGCAGCGTCGGGAGTCTGGAAGCCGACCGCACTTTCATTGGACTGGATTTACGGAAAAAAGAAGGCGATAATAAAAGATGAGGTTTGTTAATAATGATGTAAGCGTACGTGTTAACTGCGTGCTGTTTGGCAGCGACTGTGAGAAGCTCTTTTGCAGCTGTGAGTGGGTTTTCACTTGTCCTCACCACAGACAgtagcagtgctgctgctgtgtctgcggAGCGGATGCCTCTGTGGTCAGAACAGCCTGGTCTGCAGTGCCGGAGAAGCAATGCAGTAACTCGCCACTAGAGAGCGATGGTCCACTTGTTTTAATCAGGGTCTTTTCTTTAATTAGCCCTCTTGTCATCACCTAGCTGTGCTGAAGATTCACAGTGTTTCAGCTCTATTTAAATACTAGAATGGCTTGAAATCTTGTGaagaaacaaatgcaaacaactGAACACTGCGTTACTGAACGTATAAACTGGATGAATGACAGCAGGATGTGTGGATATAACTTTGCAGGTATGGGTGCATGATTCAGCTTTCATGCACTCTGTGATATTCTGTCCATGTGGAAGTGAAGAACTGGCAGTCTGGTAATTGTTGGGCTTCTTTAAGCGATAGGCTCTGACAGGAGCCTGTCTTCAAAGAACAGCTGATCTTCAGAGGGAGGTGGAAAACGCTGCTCGGACTTTAAGTTGGAGTTTTTGGAAAGCGGGCTGAGAAATGCCCACGAAGGCTATCGATCTGCGCGTCAGACGCCAGCATCTCGGTTTGACTGATAATGACGGATAATCGATGTGCAACTGGCAGGTGCTTCTGACGGAGAACAGGGAAGATCTGGGGCGAAGCTGCATGTGTGACTTTTTGTTTGTGAGAGATTCATTTCTCCTGTCAGATTCTTCTTTTGtccattttgagaaacacacagcgatccccccccccccacacacacacagatgaatgcaGGCTGTTCACATGTCCAAAGCTACTGTAGGTCAGTGCATACAGGTATGTAGCATGAGTGTTTCAATATTCACATATggaatatctgtgtgtgtgcgtgtgtgtgtgtgcccacatACCTGAAAGAACCC from Chaetodon trifascialis isolate fChaTrf1 chromosome 6, fChaTrf1.hap1, whole genome shotgun sequence includes the following:
- the LOC139332019 gene encoding single-stranded DNA-binding protein 2 isoform X1, whose amino-acid sequence is MYAKGKSSNVPSDSQAREKLALYVYEYLLHVGAQKSAQTFLSEIRWEKNITLGEPPGFLHSWWCVFWDLYCAAPERRDTCEHSSEAKAFHDYSAAAAPSPVLGNLPPGDGMPVGPVPPGFFQPFMSPRYPGGPRPPLRLPNQGLGGVPGSQPMLPSGMDPTRQQGHPNMGGPMQRMTPPRGMVPLGPQNYGGGMRPPLNALVGPGMPGMNMGPGGGRPWPNPPNSNSTPYSSASPGSYVGPPGGGGPPGTPIMPSPADSTNSGDNMYTMINTVPPGGSRPNFPMGAGGDGPLGGMAGMEPHHMNGSLGSGDMDSLPKNSPGNLSMSNQPGTPREDGEMGGNFLNPFQNESYSPNMTMSV
- the LOC139332019 gene encoding single-stranded DNA-binding protein 2 isoform X2, which gives rise to MPVGPVPPGFFQPFMSPRYPGGPRPPLRLPNQGLGGVPGSQPMLPSGMDPTRQQGHPNMGGPMQRMTPPRGMVPLGPQNYGGGMRPPLNALVGPGMPGMNMGPGGGRPWPNPPNSNSTPYSSASPGSYVGPPGGGGPPGTPIMPSPADSTNSGDNMYTMINTVPPGGSRPNFPMGAGGDGPLGGMAGMEPHHMNGSLGSGDMDSLPKNSPGNLSMSNQPGTPREDGEMGGNFLNPFQNESYSPNMTMSV